The Pseudomonas alkylphenolica genomic sequence GGCGATGGGCAAGGCTGGTGATGGCACCGAACTGCTGCCTTACAGCACGGCAATGATGATTTCCATGCCAGCGCTGCTGACCACCCTGATCGTCGCCGTGTTCGGCAAGGGCATCTTCCGCCTGGTGCCGATCATCGCAGGTGTGCTGGTGGGCTTTGGTCTGTCGTTCTACTTCGGCGTGGTCGATACCGCCAAGATCGCCGCCGCCCCCTGGCTGGCCGTGCCGCACTTCACTGCGCCGGCGTTCAACTGGCAGGCGATCCTGTTCATCGTGCCGGTTGCCCTGGCGCCGGCTATCGAGCATATCGGCGGCGTGATTGCGGTAGGTAGCGTGACGGGGCGGGACTACCTGAAAAAGCCCGGCCTGCACCGCACCCTGCTCGGTGACGGTATCGCCACCACCACTGCCGGCCTGTTCGGTGGCCCACCCAACACCACCTACGCCGAAGTGACTGGCGCGGTGATGCTGACCAAGAACTACAACCCGAAGATCATGACCTGGGCAGCGGTTTTCGCCATTACCCTGGCCTTCATCGGCAAGTTCGGCGCCTTGCTGCAGAGCATTCCGGTGCCGGTGATGGGCGGGATCCTCTGCTTGCTGTTCGGCTCGATTGCGGCGGTGGGCATGAACACCATGATCCGCCACAAGATTGACCTGAGCGAAGCGCGCAATCTGGTGATCGTTTCGGTAACGCTGGTGTTCGGTATCGGCGGTGTACTGATCGGTAGCGGTACCGGCCCGGACGACTGGGGTCTGAAGGGCATCGCGCTGTGCGCGGTGGTCGCCATTGCCCTGAACTTGTTGCTGCCGGGCAATGACGGCTGGAAGAACAAGGCACAGGACTAAAAGCATCGCGGGGCAAGCCCGCTCCCACAGGGAGATCACAGAACCTGTGGGAGCGGGCTTACCCGCGATCAGCCCTCAAGCCTTTTCGCACATCCCTTTCAACGCCTGCACCCACTGCGGGTGATCGTTCAGGCACGGCACCAGCAGCAGCTCCTCCCCGCCCGCCGCAACAAACTGCTCACGCCCGCGATCGCCGATCTCCTCCAGCGTCTCGATGCAGTCGGCAACAAACGCCGGGCACATCACCAGCAGCTTTTTCACCCCTGACTTACCCAGCTCGTCCAGACGGGTTTCGGTATAGGGCTCGATCCATTTCGCCCGGCCCAAGCGCGACTGAAACGACACCGACCACTTGCCGTCGGGGATGCCCATTTTTTTCGCGAACGCCTGCGCCGTACGCAAACATTGGCCGCGATAGCAGACAGCGAGCATCTCGGGCGAAGAATCGCGACAGCAATCCTCAGCCTGAAAATCATGCTTACCGGTCGGATCGAGCTTCTTCAAATGTCGTTCGGGCAAGCCATGGAAACTCAGCAGCAGGTGGTCGTAATCCTGCTCAAGGTAAGGCCGGGCACTTTCCACCAAGGCGTCGATGTAATCTGGCTGGTCATAGAATGGCTGCAGCACAGCCAACTCCACCGGCAACTTGTGCTCGGCGATTACCTGCCTGGCCTGCTCGACCACGGTGGTCACCGTGCTATCGGCGAACTGTGGATAAAGCGGCGCCAAGGTAACCTTGCGCACGCCTTGCGCGGCCAGACGCTGCAGCACCGTCGGCAAGGACGGCTCACCATAACGCATGGCGATTTCCACCGGCCCATGCTGCCAATGCTCACGCATGGCGGCCTGCAAACGGCGGGTCAGCACCACCAGCGGCGAGCCTTCATCCCACCAGATCGAGGCATAGGCATGAGCCGATTGCTCAGGACGCTTGATCAAAATCAGCGACACCAGCAAACGACGCACCGGCCAGGGCAGGTCGATGACGTAGGGGTCCATCAGAAACTGATTGAGATAGCGGCGCACATCGGCCACCGAAGTGGAGGCCGGCGAGCCCAGGTTGACCAGCAGCAGAGCGTGATCGGTCATGCAACGTCCTATTTCAGAGGCGCCTGGACAAATCATCCAGCGCCGATTGCAAATCATTGAAGCGGAAGGTGAACCCCGCAGCGAGCAAACGCACCGGGCGTGCCCGCTGTCCGCCCAGCAGCAGGGTCGACAGCTCGCCCAACCCGGCCTTCAGCACCAGTGCCGGCAACGGCATCAATGCAGGACGATGCAGGGCGCGGCCCAGGCGCCTGGCAAACTCGCGGTTGCGTACAGGTTCCGGGGCGCAGGCATTATAAGGACCGCTGGCGTCCTTGTGCTGCAAGAGAAAATCAATCAGGGCGACCTGGTCGTCTATATGAACCCAGGGCATCCATTGCCGACCATCGCCAATCGGCCCGCCCAGGCCCAGTTTGAATGGCAGGCGCAGGCGCGACAAAAAGCCGCCCTCACTGGACAGCACCAGACCGGTACGCACCAGCACCACGCGTATGCCCAAGGCCTGGGCGTGTTGTGCGGTTTCTTCCCAGGCAATGCACAGCTGACTGGCAAAGTCCTCCTTGACCGGCTGCGAGGCCTCGGTCAGTTCACGTTCACCACCGTCGCCATACCACCCTACCGCTGACCCGGAGATCAGCACCTCTGGGCGCTGCTGACGGCTTTCGAGCCAGGCAAGCAACTGCTCGGTAAGGGTGATCCGGCTGCTCCACAGCAGCGCACGCCGACGCGCGCTCCATGGACGATCGGCAATCGGTGCGCCGGCCAGATTGATCACCGCATCGACAGGATCATCCGCGCCTAAAGCCTCGAGCCGGGCGATGCCCTGCACACCGACCCCACACAATTTGCCCACCTGTTCAGGGCGCCGGCTCCAGACCGTCAAACGATGACCTTGCGCCAACCAGCGCTGGCAAAGCTGTTGGCCTATCAATCCCGTACCGCCGGTCAGCAATATATGCATGGCTGTGTCCTCACATGGCGCACCCTGGTCTATTTTTAAGATCAAGGCACTTTTTTGACCGATCACTCTCGGATAAACATAGGCCAACCTGCGGTAATGAACGGAAGCACCTTATACAGAACTTACAGGATGTAAAGGTTTGCCCGGCAGAAGAGAAGTCTGCTCCCATAAGGTTCGAAGAGGCCATCATGACTGTACCTATTGCCATCATCGGTGCCGGTATCGCCGGGCTGTCAGCAGCCCAGGCACTGCAAAAAGCCGGGCAGACCGTCCACCTGTTCGACAAGGGGCACGGCAGCGGTGGCCGCATGGCCAGCAAACGCAGCGATGCCGGCGCCCTGGACCTCGGCGCCCAGTATTTCACTGCCCGTGACCGGCGCTTTGTCGATCAGGTCCAGCAGTGGGTCGCAGCCGGCTGGGCTGCAGAGTGGAAACCCCAACTTTACAACTACCAAAATGGCGTCCTGAGCCCATCGCCGGACGAACAGACCCGCTGGGTTGGCGTACCGCGCATGAGTGCCATTACCCGCGGCCTGCTCAAGGATGTGACAGTCAATTTCAGCTGCCGGATCGCAGAGGTCTATCGCGGCCAGCAGTACTGGCATCTGCAGGATACCGACGGCTGCAGCCATGGCCCTTTCAGCCGGGTAGTCGTTGCAGTGCCAGCACCGCAGGCGACCCAGCTGCTGGCCGCAGCGCCCAAGCTCGCCGCCACCGCCGCCAATGTGCAGATGGACCCGACCTGGGCCATTGCCCTGGCGTTCGATACGCCGCTGGACACTCCGATGCAGGGATGCTTTGTGCAGGACAGCTCGCTGGACTGGCTGGCTTGCAATCGCAGCAAACCGGGACGAGATGAACACATGGACACCTGGGTCCTGCATGCCACCTCAAACTGGAGCAAACAGCACATCGACCTGAGCAAGGACGCGGTGATCGAACAGCTCTGGGGAGATTTCGCCGAGCTGGTCGGCTGTGTGGTTCCTGCCCCCAACTTTTCCCTCGCCCACCGCTGGTTGTACGCTCGCCCGGCCAACAACCACGAATGGGGCGCCCTGGCCGACGCCGACCTGGGGCTCTATGCCTGCGGCGACTGGTGCCTGTCCGGACGTGTCGAAGGCGCCTGGCTCAGTGGCCAGGAAGCCGCACGCAGATTGCTCGAGCACCTGGAATGACTGCGCCGCAGCGTTGCGGATAATTCCTATACGAGAATCATGCAAAACAATTGACTCGCCTACATTTACTCCTATGATAAACCTTTACATAAATATTCTTATGTACAAGATTATTCGGAGTTCGCCATGGACGCGTCGCACGCCGCTCGCAAACCCAGAATCGCTGTCAGCGCCTGCCTGACCGGTGCCGAGGTTCGCTACAACGGCGGTCACAAGACCTCTCGACTCTGCAACGAGGTACTGGGACAGTATTTCGATTTCATTCCGGTCTGCCCGGAAATAGCCATTGGCCTCGGCGTTCCACGCGCGCCCATTCGCCTGACAGGCGATCCCGCCGACCCACAAGCGGTCAGCAGTCATGATCCGGCACTGGACCTGTCTGGCCCGCTGCGCGCCTATGGGCAGCAGATGGCCACGGACCTCACAGATATCTGCGGCTACATCTTCATGCAGAAATCGCCGTCCTGCGGGCTTGAACGGGTCAAGGTCTACAAGGCCAACGGCTATCCCGCCCACGAAGGCGGCCGCGGTCTTTATGCCGCTGCCTTTTGCCAGCAACGCCCGGACTTGCCGGTCGAAGAAGACGGCCGCTTGTGCGACCCGGTCCTGCGGGAAAACTTCATCACCCGCGTGTATGCCTTCGCCGCTTGGCAGCAGCTACTCGCCGAGGGACTCAGCCGTGGCGCCTTGATCGCCTTCCATGCGCGGTACAAGTACCAATTGATGGCCAACAACCCGCATCAGTACAAAGCACTGGGCAAACTGCTGGGCAGCATGACCCGCGACGATGATCCGCTGGAACTTGGCCCCCGTTACTTCAGCCAGTTGATGCAGGCGCTACGCCGCTGCGCCAGCCGCGGCAACCACAGCAATGTGCTGCTGCACCTGAGCGGTTATCTGCGCAAGGTGCTGAGCGAAGACGACAAACTGGAAATCCGGCAACTGATCCACCAGTACCACGACGGCATCGTGCCGTTGGTGGTGCCCCTGACGCTGCTCAAGCATCACTTGCGCGGTCATCCCGATCCCTACGTGCTGCAACAGGTCTACCTGCAACCGCACCCGGAAAACTTGAGCCTGCGCAATGCAATCTGAACAAACACCATGCAACTGATCTGGCTGCGCAGCGACCTGCGCGTAGACGACAACACCGCATTGTCCGCCGCATGCGAACAGGGGCCGACCCTGGCTGTCTGGCTGGTCAGCACACAACAGTGGCGCAGCCATGATGACGCCCCCTGCAAAGTCGATTTCTGGTTGCGTAACCTGGCAGCATTGAGCGAGCGCCTGGCCACGTTGAACATCCCGCTGCTGGTGCGCGAAGCCGACACCTGGGACCAGGCCCCTGATGTGCTGCTGCAGCTCTGTCGCGAGCACCAGGTTCAGGCACTGCACCTGAACGAAGAGTACGGTATCAACGAAAGCCGTCGCGATCAGGCTGTCAGCGAGATGCTGTCGCAGGCGGGCATTGCGGTGCATCGCCATCTGGATCAATTGTTGTTCAAACCCGGCAGCATCCTCACCCGCAGCGGTGGCTACTTCCAGGTCTTCAGCCAGTTTCGCAAAGTCTGTTACGAACGCTTGCACCTAGGCCTGCCCAGTCTACGGCCGCCGCTAATGCCCCAGGCACCGCTGGCGGTCGCCAACGATGCGCTCCCCACTCAGGTGCTGGGTTTCGCCGTGCCACCTGCCAGCCTGAGCGATCTCTGGCCTGCCGGTGAAACCGAAGCCCATGACCGCCTGCAGCGCTTTATCGATGAAGCCGTTGATGACTACCAGTTGCAACGGGACTTTCCCGCCGTTGCCGGCACCAGCCAACTCTCGCCTTATCTCGCAGCGGGCGTCATCTCCCCTCGTCAGTGCCTGCTTCGTGCCTTGGCGCACAACCACGGCGAGTTTGACAGTGGCAACACCGGGCTGGTGACCTGGATCAACGAGCTGATCTGGCGTGAGTTCTACAAGCACATCCTTAACGGCTACCCGCGGGTGTCGCGCCACCGCGCCTTCCGCCAGGAGACCGAGGCACTCCCCTGGCGCCACGCACCCGATGAGTTGAAAGCCTGGCAGGAAGGCCGTACCGGCATTCCGATCATCGACGCGGCCATGCGTCAACTGCTTGCCACCGGCTGGATGCACAATCGACTGCGGATGGTCGTGGCGATGTTCCTGACCAAGAACCTGTTGATCGACTGGCGCGAAGGCGAGCGCTTCTTCATGCGCCACCTGATTGATGGCGACCTGGCCGCCAACAATGGCGGCTGGCAGTGGAGCGCCTCCACCGGAACCGATGCGGTGCCTTACTTCCGGATCTTCAATCCGATCAGCCAATCCCGGCGTTTCGACAGTCAAGGCTGGTTTATCAAGCGCTGGTTGCCAGAGCTGGCAGCCTCCGATGAAAAAAACATTCATAACCCAATGCCACTTGCACAGTTATTTGCTACAAATGATTACCCACAACCCATTGTGGACCTCGGTAGCAGTCGCCAACGTGCCTTGAATGCTTTCAAGAATTTGTCCACGCGGCAGGTTGAGGAATTACCTTTTGAATAACTCCATTACCAATCGTGTTTGGGTTACCGGCGCCAGCAGCGGCTTAGGGCTTGCCCTGGTCGAGCAGTTACTGGAACAGGGCTCTCGAGTAGCTGCCAGTGGCCGGGCTTGTGAACTCCTGCAAGACTTGTCCCGGCAGTATCCTGAAAGTTTGCTGTTACTCGACGGCAATCTGAGCGAGCCGTATGCAGCACAAGAAGCCGCCAGACAGATCACTGATCACTGGGGTGCGCTCGACTGCCTGATTCTCAACGCTGGAACTTGCGACTACTTGGCGATCGATACGCCGGCCCCGGCCATTTTCGAAGGGATTGTCAGCAGCAACCTTAGCGCCACCCGGCACTGCCTGGAAAGTGCCTGGCCTCTGTTGCAACACGACAACCCGCCTCAGGTGGTCGGTATTCTCAGCCGCTATTCAGTGCTGCAGCTGGATGACCCCGGCCAACCGGCGACAGTGGACAATAGTTTGATCCAGCTACTCAACAGCCAGCGCGCCGCCCTCGCCGCCCAGGCCATAGACCTGACGATCATTGCTCCACTGGATCTGAAGTTTGCGCAGGTGTCGGAGCAGGTTGCTCCAGAACAATGGACGGCGCACACCGCCGCTGAGGTCATCCTCGATCGCCTGCCTGATCGCCCCGCCAACCTGGTGCTGGAGGCCCTGCACCTGAACGACCTCTGGCCACTACCCAGGTAGCCTCTCAGCCCTGCAATCACTGCAGGGCCGAAGCAGGTTTACAACGGCATGCGGTAATGGAGTGCGTAGCTTTCCGTACCATCGTTAGGTGTTTGCAGCCCGCCATTGGAATAGTGGATGGCGCGCACGCCAACTTCATGACCGCCGGCGAATCGCAGACCGAAACCGATCCGGTCTTCGAACTGGAAAGATGATCCCAGTTCATTGTTTTCAATCTCTGTGCTGGAGAATGCCGCTACCCCGATACCCGCCTCGATATAGGGTTTGACTGATTCGCCAGCAAACTCATAGACGAACACCGGTGCGAAGGAAAGACTGTGGTTACTTGCCGTCTCATCTCCATCCCAATAGGTGTAGCCCGCATCCCAATAACCGGTAATCCGACCAACACTAGTTTGCCACCAACTGGCATCCCAGTTCGATTGCAGCCCCAGGCGATAGGTCATGGTCGATTCGCCGGTCTGTCCAACTGAAAAAGAAACATCTGCCGCTTGCGTTGAAAACGATTGCCCCAGGGTTACGGCTGCAAGTGCAGCCACACAAAGCAGTTTCTTCATGAGAAACGTCCTTTTCCTAATGCTATTGTTGGCTCTTCTGTCTCGTCGGACAAAATGATAGAAATCGGTGCGGCGGCGTTAGTTCAGCAGAATGTTCAGTGCCCATCACACTTCTTACACTGAGAAGCTTCGCACACTGTCAGATTTATTCCACAACATTGGAAGTATCTTTCGCAAATGTTCCGGGCTTGAACTGGTCCAGAACTGTGCCTCACGCGCAGGGCCATCAGACAGCAGCCGCCGCTCGCCCAGCAGCCGTTGCAACTGGCGGGCGACGGCAGCACCGGTGTCGATAATGGCAATGGATGGCGGCACCATCTGTGCCAGCAGCGGCTTGAGGAAAGGGTAATGCGTACAACCCAGGATCAAGGTGTCGCAGCCCGCTGCAAGCAAGGGCGTCAAATAGCCCTGCAGCAAGTCACGCAGGGCCGGACTGCTCAAATCTCCCGCCTCGATGCACTCGACCAGCCCGGGGCACGGCTGAGTCACTACCTGTACATCGCTGGCAAAGCGGTCGAGCAGCGCCGCGAACTTGGCGCTCTGCAGCGTGCCGGTAGTGGCCAGCACCCCTACCACGCCACTCCGGGTGGCGGCAGCAGCGGGCTTTACCGCAGGCTCCATCCCGACCAGCGGCCAGTCTGGATAGTGCTCACGCAGGTCGGCTACCGCAGCGACGGTGGCGGTGTTGCAGGCGAGCACCATGGCCTTGGCACCTTGCTCGCGGAAAAACTCGGCGACCAGGCGGCAACGCTGACGGATGAATTCAGGAGACTTCTCACCATAGGGAATATGCCCGCAGTCGGCGACGTACAGCAGTGACTCATTGGGCAGCAAGCGCTGGATTTCTGCCAGCACCGACAAACCACCGACACCGGAATCGAAGACGCCTACCGGCGCTGCCACCTGATCAGTCATCGTGCCCGCCACAGACACTGCACCCCGGATCACGCTTGACGCGCAACTCACGAAAGCGACTGCCCAGCGCATCGATCAGCAGCAAGCGCCCGACCAGTGGCTCACCGAAGCCGGCCAGAAGCTTGAGCGCTTCAAGGGCCTGCAAGCTGCCCACCAGACCTACCAGTGGACCGACGACCCCGGCTTCGCTACAGGTCAGCTCGGCGTCACTGCCATGACCATAGAGGCAGTGGTAGCAGGGGCTTTCAGGGCGACGCGGATCGAACACCGACAACTGCCCCTCCAGGCGAATCGCCGCACCGCTGACCAACGGTTTGCCTTGTGCCACGCAAGTGGCATTGACCGCCTCGCGGGTGGCGAAATTGTCGGTGCAGTCGAGCACCAGGTCGACCGCCTGCACAGCGGCCGTCAGGGAGTCTTCATCCAGAGCGCTACGGTGGGCAACCAGGCGCACCTCGGGGTTAATCGCCTGCAAGCGGTTCAACGCCGAGTCGACCTTGCTCAGCCCCACCGAGGCAGTGTCGTGCAGGACCTGACGCTGCAAATTGGTCAGGTCGACCGTGTCGAAATCCGCCAGGTGCAGTTCACCGACACCCGCCGCCGCCAGGTACAACGCCACGGGCGAACCCAGGCCACCGAGGCCGACGATCAATACCCGGCTGTCTTTGAGCCGCAGTTGCCCGTCGATATCGACCTGAGCCAGGAGGATCTGCCGGCTGTAGCGCAATAGTTCCTGATCACTCAGCACGACAGTCGCCCCAGGCTGATTCGTTCATGGCCGCCGAGATCGATGCGGCTTTCGATTTGTTCGAAGTCGTGCTGAGCCAGCAACTCGCGCACCGCTGCAGCCTGATCGTAACCGTGCTCGAGCAGCAACCAGCCACCCGCCTGCAGATGCGCAGGCGCCTGGCTGATGATCACACGCAGGTCGTCCAGGCCATCGGCCCCCGCCACCAGCGCGCTACTCGGTTCAAAGCGCACATCGCCCGCCACCAGGTGCGGATCTTCGGCAGCGATATATGGCGGATTGCTGATGATCAGATCAAAGCGCTCGCCCTTGAGAGCGTCGAACCAG encodes the following:
- a CDS encoding uracil-xanthine permease family protein, coding for MQDEFNDPLWRQVVSGAQMLFVAFGALVLMPLITGLDPNVALFTAGLGTLLFQVVTGRQVPVFLASSFAFITPIILAKGQFGLAETMGGVMAAGFVYTFLGLAVKIKGTGFIDRLLPPVVIGPVIISIGLAMAPIAANMAMGKAGDGTELLPYSTAMMISMPALLTTLIVAVFGKGIFRLVPIIAGVLVGFGLSFYFGVVDTAKIAAAPWLAVPHFTAPAFNWQAILFIVPVALAPAIEHIGGVIAVGSVTGRDYLKKPGLHRTLLGDGIATTTAGLFGGPPNTTYAEVTGAVMLTKNYNPKIMTWAAVFAITLAFIGKFGALLQSIPVPVMGGILCLLFGSIAAVGMNTMIRHKIDLSEARNLVIVSVTLVFGIGGVLIGSGTGPDDWGLKGIALCAVVAIALNLLLPGNDGWKNKAQD
- the hemH gene encoding ferrochelatase, which codes for MTDHALLLVNLGSPASTSVADVRRYLNQFLMDPYVIDLPWPVRRLLVSLILIKRPEQSAHAYASIWWDEGSPLVVLTRRLQAAMREHWQHGPVEIAMRYGEPSLPTVLQRLAAQGVRKVTLAPLYPQFADSTVTTVVEQARQVIAEHKLPVELAVLQPFYDQPDYIDALVESARPYLEQDYDHLLLSFHGLPERHLKKLDPTGKHDFQAEDCCRDSSPEMLAVCYRGQCLRTAQAFAKKMGIPDGKWSVSFQSRLGRAKWIEPYTETRLDELGKSGVKKLLVMCPAFVADCIETLEEIGDRGREQFVAAGGEELLLVPCLNDHPQWVQALKGMCEKA
- a CDS encoding TIGR01777 family oxidoreductase, with translation MHILLTGGTGLIGQQLCQRWLAQGHRLTVWSRRPEQVGKLCGVGVQGIARLEALGADDPVDAVINLAGAPIADRPWSARRRALLWSSRITLTEQLLAWLESRQQRPEVLISGSAVGWYGDGGERELTEASQPVKEDFASQLCIAWEETAQHAQALGIRVVLVRTGLVLSSEGGFLSRLRLPFKLGLGGPIGDGRQWMPWVHIDDQVALIDFLLQHKDASGPYNACAPEPVRNREFARRLGRALHRPALMPLPALVLKAGLGELSTLLLGGQRARPVRLLAAGFTFRFNDLQSALDDLSRRL
- a CDS encoding NAD(P)/FAD-dependent oxidoreductase; translation: MTVPIAIIGAGIAGLSAAQALQKAGQTVHLFDKGHGSGGRMASKRSDAGALDLGAQYFTARDRRFVDQVQQWVAAGWAAEWKPQLYNYQNGVLSPSPDEQTRWVGVPRMSAITRGLLKDVTVNFSCRIAEVYRGQQYWHLQDTDGCSHGPFSRVVVAVPAPQATQLLAAAPKLAATAANVQMDPTWAIALAFDTPLDTPMQGCFVQDSSLDWLACNRSKPGRDEHMDTWVLHATSNWSKQHIDLSKDAVIEQLWGDFAELVGCVVPAPNFSLAHRWLYARPANNHEWGALADADLGLYACGDWCLSGRVEGAWLSGQEAARRLLEHLE
- a CDS encoding YbgA family protein; its protein translation is MDASHAARKPRIAVSACLTGAEVRYNGGHKTSRLCNEVLGQYFDFIPVCPEIAIGLGVPRAPIRLTGDPADPQAVSSHDPALDLSGPLRAYGQQMATDLTDICGYIFMQKSPSCGLERVKVYKANGYPAHEGGRGLYAAAFCQQRPDLPVEEDGRLCDPVLRENFITRVYAFAAWQQLLAEGLSRGALIAFHARYKYQLMANNPHQYKALGKLLGSMTRDDDPLELGPRYFSQLMQALRRCASRGNHSNVLLHLSGYLRKVLSEDDKLEIRQLIHQYHDGIVPLVVPLTLLKHHLRGHPDPYVLQQVYLQPHPENLSLRNAI
- the phrB gene encoding deoxyribodipyrimidine photo-lyase, with amino-acid sequence MQLIWLRSDLRVDDNTALSAACEQGPTLAVWLVSTQQWRSHDDAPCKVDFWLRNLAALSERLATLNIPLLVREADTWDQAPDVLLQLCREHQVQALHLNEEYGINESRRDQAVSEMLSQAGIAVHRHLDQLLFKPGSILTRSGGYFQVFSQFRKVCYERLHLGLPSLRPPLMPQAPLAVANDALPTQVLGFAVPPASLSDLWPAGETEAHDRLQRFIDEAVDDYQLQRDFPAVAGTSQLSPYLAAGVISPRQCLLRALAHNHGEFDSGNTGLVTWINELIWREFYKHILNGYPRVSRHRAFRQETEALPWRHAPDELKAWQEGRTGIPIIDAAMRQLLATGWMHNRLRMVVAMFLTKNLLIDWREGERFFMRHLIDGDLAANNGGWQWSASTGTDAVPYFRIFNPISQSRRFDSQGWFIKRWLPELAASDEKNIHNPMPLAQLFATNDYPQPIVDLGSSRQRALNAFKNLSTRQVEELPFE
- a CDS encoding SDR family NAD(P)-dependent oxidoreductase, with the protein product MNNSITNRVWVTGASSGLGLALVEQLLEQGSRVAASGRACELLQDLSRQYPESLLLLDGNLSEPYAAQEAARQITDHWGALDCLILNAGTCDYLAIDTPAPAIFEGIVSSNLSATRHCLESAWPLLQHDNPPQVVGILSRYSVLQLDDPGQPATVDNSLIQLLNSQRAALAAQAIDLTIIAPLDLKFAQVSEQVAPEQWTAHTAAEVILDRLPDRPANLVLEALHLNDLWPLPR
- a CDS encoding acyloxyacyl hydrolase, with protein sequence MKKLLCVAALAAVTLGQSFSTQAADVSFSVGQTGESTMTYRLGLQSNWDASWWQTSVGRITGYWDAGYTYWDGDETASNHSLSFAPVFVYEFAGESVKPYIEAGIGVAAFSSTEIENNELGSSFQFEDRIGFGLRFAGGHEVGVRAIHYSNGGLQTPNDGTESYALHYRMPL
- the murI gene encoding glutamate racemase, with amino-acid sequence MTDQVAAPVGVFDSGVGGLSVLAEIQRLLPNESLLYVADCGHIPYGEKSPEFIRQRCRLVAEFFREQGAKAMVLACNTATVAAVADLREHYPDWPLVGMEPAVKPAAAATRSGVVGVLATTGTLQSAKFAALLDRFASDVQVVTQPCPGLVECIEAGDLSSPALRDLLQGYLTPLLAAGCDTLILGCTHYPFLKPLLAQMVPPSIAIIDTGAAVARQLQRLLGERRLLSDGPAREAQFWTSSSPEHLRKILPMLWNKSDSVRSFSV
- a CDS encoding molybdopterin-synthase adenylyltransferase MoeB; this encodes MLSDQELLRYSRQILLAQVDIDGQLRLKDSRVLIVGLGGLGSPVALYLAAAGVGELHLADFDTVDLTNLQRQVLHDTASVGLSKVDSALNRLQAINPEVRLVAHRSALDEDSLTAAVQAVDLVLDCTDNFATREAVNATCVAQGKPLVSGAAIRLEGQLSVFDPRRPESPCYHCLYGHGSDAELTCSEAGVVGPLVGLVGSLQALEALKLLAGFGEPLVGRLLLIDALGSRFRELRVKRDPGCSVCGGHDD